One Gimesia aquarii DNA segment encodes these proteins:
- the lpxB gene encoding lipid-A-disaccharide synthase — protein MHLFFSVGEPSGDQHTAHLIQEIRNRVPQAHFSAFGGPEMQAAGCRLEVRLTDYAVMGIFNVLPLIFKFIGLIRQVGAYLESERPDAVILVDFPGFNWWVAKKAKSIGIPVFYYLPPQLWAWAPWRIRRVRKNVDYILSGLKFEKQWYEARGVNVDYIGHPFFDEVISKPLDQELLEELSDSEKKIVGILPGSRTSEVTKNFPVMLRIVRQLSQKFPNAVFPVACYKAAHLELCKKIIEQQEATGLPIKLYLKKTSEIIESAQCCLMVSGSVSLELLARKTPAVVIYRSHWGMYFLAHLLITCKYMSLPNLIADRELMPEFPSVGSPKKDIAKINTIMSDWLCTPLSLERARNKLSSLYDETVISGASAQAAETILNHIQSEPQQKAVA, from the coding sequence ATGCACCTGTTTTTTTCTGTGGGCGAGCCCAGCGGTGACCAACACACGGCACACCTCATTCAGGAAATTCGTAATCGAGTTCCACAAGCACACTTCTCTGCTTTTGGTGGACCAGAAATGCAGGCCGCTGGATGCCGTCTGGAAGTACGTCTCACCGATTATGCAGTAATGGGTATCTTTAATGTCCTGCCATTAATTTTTAAATTCATTGGTTTGATCAGACAAGTCGGTGCATATCTTGAATCAGAACGTCCGGACGCCGTGATTCTTGTTGATTTTCCTGGCTTTAACTGGTGGGTCGCTAAAAAAGCAAAATCAATAGGTATCCCTGTATTCTACTATTTGCCTCCACAACTCTGGGCTTGGGCTCCCTGGAGAATTCGTCGCGTTCGCAAAAACGTCGACTACATTCTCTCTGGTTTGAAATTCGAAAAACAATGGTATGAGGCACGTGGAGTAAACGTCGACTACATCGGTCATCCCTTTTTTGATGAAGTTATATCCAAGCCTTTAGATCAGGAATTATTAGAGGAACTCTCTGACTCGGAGAAGAAAATCGTTGGCATTCTACCAGGCTCGCGCACAAGCGAAGTTACGAAGAACTTTCCGGTCATGCTCCGCATTGTGCGGCAACTTTCACAAAAATTTCCGAATGCAGTATTTCCTGTCGCCTGCTATAAAGCAGCTCATCTAGAACTCTGCAAAAAAATTATAGAACAACAAGAAGCGACTGGACTTCCTATAAAACTCTATTTGAAAAAGACCTCAGAAATTATCGAGTCAGCACAATGCTGTCTGATGGTTTCCGGTTCCGTGAGCCTGGAGTTACTAGCGAGAAAAACACCTGCTGTCGTCATTTACCGAAGCCACTGGGGAATGTACTTTCTGGCTCACTTATTAATTACCTGCAAATATATGTCTTTACCAAATCTGATTGCTGACCGGGAATTAATGCCCGAGTTTCCTTCGGTCGGTTCTCCGAAAAAAGATATCGCAAAAATTAATACCATTATGAGCGACTGGCTCTGCACTCCACTTTCTCTTGAACGAGCCCGTAATAAGCTCAGCTCACTCTACGATGAAACTGTGATTTCTGGTGCCTCCGCGCAAGCTGCGGAAACCATTCTGAATCACATCCAGTCTGAACCTCAACAAAAAGCGGTCGCCTAG
- a CDS encoding 3'(2'),5'-bisphosphate nucleotidase, with the protein MTIPLQRELEVALSAVKQASLICRSVQATISDDVLEKKDKSPVTIADYSSQAVICRALNAAFSEDPIIGEEDAGELIQAENRDFLEKIVTELLSAGISEASTEKACHWIDQGGAKEYSHRFWTLDPIDGTKGFLRKEQYAISLSLIVDGKIVVGVLGCPNLPFPTDESMKGTLYYAVAGQGAFAIPLDQEQPAIPIHVTKTSDYSQSRFCESVESGHSSHSHSKQTADKLGIQKEPRRLDSQAKYAVVAQGEADIYMRLPTRAGYREKIWDHAAGVLLVEEAGGKVTDIHGKPLEFNQGYELINNQGVIVTNGPLHPALIEILDELTINPE; encoded by the coding sequence ATGACAATACCATTGCAACGGGAATTAGAGGTTGCTCTTTCAGCCGTAAAGCAGGCTTCGCTGATTTGTCGCTCAGTACAAGCCACGATTTCAGATGATGTACTGGAAAAAAAAGACAAGAGCCCTGTAACCATTGCGGACTACAGTAGTCAGGCAGTTATTTGCAGGGCTCTCAACGCCGCATTTTCAGAAGATCCTATCATTGGGGAGGAGGACGCCGGAGAATTAATACAGGCAGAAAACCGTGACTTTCTGGAAAAGATTGTTACAGAACTTCTTTCAGCCGGTATTTCAGAGGCATCAACCGAGAAGGCGTGCCACTGGATCGATCAGGGGGGAGCGAAAGAATATAGTCATCGATTCTGGACTCTTGACCCGATTGATGGAACGAAAGGATTTTTGCGGAAAGAACAATATGCTATCTCACTTTCGCTCATAGTGGACGGAAAAATTGTGGTCGGTGTTCTGGGCTGTCCCAACTTGCCCTTCCCGACCGATGAATCGATGAAAGGAACGCTTTATTATGCAGTAGCGGGTCAGGGTGCTTTTGCTATTCCACTCGATCAAGAGCAGCCAGCAATTCCGATTCACGTCACAAAAACGAGCGACTATTCACAATCGCGATTTTGTGAATCCGTAGAATCAGGTCATAGTTCACATAGCCATTCAAAACAAACAGCCGACAAACTGGGAATTCAAAAAGAACCTCGACGGCTGGATAGTCAGGCAAAGTATGCTGTTGTTGCACAAGGGGAAGCAGATATTTACATGAGGCTGCCAACACGCGCTGGCTATCGGGAAAAAATCTGGGACCATGCTGCGGGAGTTCTGTTAGTAGAAGAAGCAGGCGGTAAAGTAACGGATATCCATGGAAAACCTCTCGAATTTAACCAGGGTTACGAACTCATCAATAATCAAGGTGTCATAGTCACTAACGGTCCATTGCACCCTGCCCTGATTGAAATTCTAGACGAACTCACAATCAACCCCGAATAG
- the scpB gene encoding SMC-Scp complex subunit ScpB codes for MFSTRSLSDSYPQPNIVAENSLNHLHCHNSLATSFRWNWLVRRLQEASLEYASDHAVDTKRSLKMAKVEAVLFVADNALSTRKISQLATLANASEAKEIIEKLNTAFSATNSAFHIKRVATGYQLMTQPQFSFWLNKLHQRQAALKLSSPAMETLAIVVYRQPITRADIESIRGVQSAEMLKQLMDRGLVRIGGKDDSLGRPFLYESTRKFLEIFGLKNLDDLPMGETLRIKPDRKPQNTEVPADAVADVEANSSTELQTETLDQKNEDLDAA; via the coding sequence ATGTTTTCCACGCGCTCTCTTTCTGACAGTTATCCGCAACCAAACATAGTTGCAGAAAACTCTCTCAACCATCTTCACTGCCACAACTCTTTAGCGACTTCATTTCGCTGGAACTGGTTGGTACGTCGACTGCAGGAAGCATCTTTAGAGTACGCCTCTGATCATGCCGTTGATACCAAACGCAGTCTGAAAATGGCAAAAGTAGAAGCGGTCTTGTTTGTTGCAGACAATGCACTCTCGACAAGAAAAATTTCTCAATTAGCAACACTGGCAAATGCTTCAGAAGCAAAAGAAATCATAGAAAAGCTCAACACTGCATTCAGCGCAACCAACTCAGCATTTCATATTAAGCGTGTTGCAACCGGCTATCAATTGATGACGCAACCACAGTTTTCATTCTGGCTCAATAAACTCCATCAACGGCAAGCGGCCCTCAAACTCTCCTCGCCAGCAATGGAAACACTGGCAATAGTTGTTTATCGACAACCGATCACTCGTGCCGACATTGAGTCGATTCGCGGTGTTCAAAGTGCTGAAATGTTGAAACAGCTCATGGACCGCGGCTTAGTTAGGATTGGTGGTAAAGACGATTCACTGGGACGCCCTTTTTTATATGAGTCCACTCGGAAATTTTTAGAAATCTTTGGACTCAAAAATTTAGACGACTTACCAATGGGAGAGACTCTCCGCATCAAGCCTGATCGGAAACCACAAAACACAGAAGTACCTGCCGATGCCGTCGCAGATGTGGAAGCGAACTCAAGTACGGAGCTCCAAACAGAAACTCTTGACCAGAAAAATGAAGATCTGGACGCAGCCTGA
- a CDS encoding Gfo/Idh/MocA family protein, producing the protein MGKKTIQIGIVGAGANTKSRHIPGFQAIEDVEIIGVVNSTPASTEKVARKYAIPQTYTCWQELIEDPEIDAVLIGTWPNLHCDITCMALEAGKHVLTEARMARNLAEAQKMLKVSQARPDLIAQIVPSPFGLKYNQEVIKLISQQYLGKLREVVVLGADNSFWDYSKKLHWRQDKEISGNNVLTMGILHETLSRWVPPTERVFAQSSIFEPQRPADHSQGLVDVTLPESLQVVTRIAGGANAIYHLSGSILFGPGLQIHLYGSYGTIKVHFTPEEKLYVGHMGEEEMKEIQIPKEEQGHWRVEEEFIGAIRGEEIVHHTDFATGVQYMEFTEAVTRSYENNEPVTLPL; encoded by the coding sequence ATGGGAAAAAAAACGATTCAGATCGGAATTGTTGGCGCGGGAGCAAACACAAAAAGTCGCCACATTCCGGGATTTCAAGCAATCGAAGATGTCGAAATTATAGGTGTTGTCAACTCTACACCCGCTTCAACAGAGAAAGTGGCACGAAAATATGCAATTCCACAGACCTATACTTGTTGGCAGGAGTTAATTGAAGATCCTGAAATCGATGCCGTCTTGATCGGGACATGGCCTAATCTACACTGCGATATCACATGCATGGCGCTCGAGGCAGGCAAACATGTCCTGACCGAAGCAAGAATGGCTCGCAATCTGGCTGAAGCACAAAAGATGCTCAAAGTCTCTCAAGCCCGTCCAGATTTGATCGCCCAGATCGTTCCCAGCCCTTTTGGTCTCAAATACAATCAGGAAGTGATTAAACTGATTTCGCAACAGTATCTTGGAAAGCTACGCGAAGTCGTTGTATTAGGAGCCGATAACTCCTTCTGGGACTACAGCAAAAAACTACATTGGAGACAGGATAAAGAAATCAGCGGGAATAATGTTCTCACGATGGGCATTTTACACGAGACACTCAGCCGCTGGGTCCCTCCCACAGAAAGAGTCTTTGCTCAAAGCTCGATCTTTGAACCACAGCGTCCCGCGGATCATAGCCAGGGTTTAGTCGATGTCACGCTCCCTGAGAGCCTGCAAGTGGTAACCAGAATAGCGGGAGGTGCTAATGCGATTTACCACTTAAGTGGTTCTATTCTGTTTGGCCCTGGGTTACAGATCCACTTATACGGAAGTTACGGGACAATTAAGGTTCATTTCACGCCAGAAGAAAAACTGTATGTTGGGCATATGGGCGAAGAAGAAATGAAAGAAATTCAAATCCCCAAAGAAGAACAAGGACACTGGCGAGTAGAAGAAGAGTTCATTGGGGCAATTCGAGGAGAAGAAATCGTGCACCACACCGATTTCGCCACCGGAGTACAATACATGGAGTTTACAGAAGCGGTCACACGAAGTTATGAAAACAACGAACCTGTGACACTTCCCTTATAA
- a CDS encoding SLC13 family permease yields MDWQIVVTFLVLGGVIGSLMFLRAGADTVLMAGLTILVITGVVDAKEAIAGFANEGLITVAFLFVVSEGIRQTGGVAFTGQQLLGRPKSLTDAQSRVMLPSAVLSAFLNNTPVVAMMMPVISDWAKKMRFSVSHLMLPLSYSAILGGLCTLVGTSTTLVVDGLLQSKTTHPGLSMFEIAWVGIPVMIAGLIYLLVFSRWLLPERKPAITPMDDPREYTVEMIVEPGCPLIGKTIEQAGLRHLPGMYLMEIDRDGDVIAAVSSNERLAANDQLVFVGIVESVIDLQKIPGLKPATDQLFKLSGPRSERCLIEAVVSDSFRFLNMSIRTAKFRSNYNAAVIAVARNGQRINKKIGDIELQRGDTLLIEAHPSFIDQQRNSREFFLVSQVEDSSPPRHERAWIARLILLAMILMVAVGDVKMMVAAMVAAALMTATRCCSAIEAKRSIDWGVLITIAAGLGIGNAIDVSGTDDAIASTFSGVAGNSPLIMLAILSLTTLVFTNLITAKATATLIFPIAIAAAYSLKVDIMPFVITVMISSAACFATPIGYQTNLMVFGPGGYKYVDYIRIGGPLTLIVWLLTVIIVPLAWPFHP; encoded by the coding sequence ATGGACTGGCAAATTGTAGTAACATTCCTGGTATTGGGAGGAGTTATTGGCTCCCTCATGTTTCTGCGTGCCGGCGCTGATACAGTTTTAATGGCAGGTCTCACGATACTGGTCATTACTGGTGTAGTTGACGCAAAGGAGGCAATCGCCGGGTTTGCCAATGAAGGTCTGATTACCGTTGCGTTTCTCTTTGTTGTGAGTGAGGGCATCCGACAAACGGGTGGTGTGGCCTTTACCGGGCAACAGCTACTGGGTCGCCCCAAATCACTCACTGACGCCCAGTCACGGGTAATGCTCCCCTCTGCCGTTCTTAGTGCGTTTCTGAATAATACACCGGTTGTCGCGATGATGATGCCCGTCATCTCGGACTGGGCAAAAAAAATGCGATTCTCTGTTTCACATCTGATGCTCCCCTTAAGCTATTCCGCCATCCTGGGTGGTTTGTGTACTTTGGTTGGCACTAGTACCACGCTAGTCGTCGATGGGCTATTGCAAAGCAAAACGACTCACCCCGGCTTATCCATGTTTGAAATCGCGTGGGTGGGAATTCCCGTTATGATTGCCGGTTTGATCTACTTACTTGTGTTTTCGCGATGGCTACTACCAGAAAGAAAACCTGCAATTACACCCATGGATGATCCACGCGAGTATACTGTGGAAATGATTGTAGAACCCGGTTGCCCGCTCATAGGCAAGACAATTGAGCAAGCTGGTCTGCGTCATCTACCTGGCATGTATCTAATGGAAATCGACCGTGATGGTGATGTAATTGCCGCGGTTTCTTCTAATGAAAGATTAGCCGCCAATGATCAACTCGTGTTTGTGGGTATTGTGGAATCTGTTATTGATCTGCAAAAAATTCCTGGACTCAAACCTGCCACCGATCAACTCTTTAAACTCTCTGGCCCCCGATCAGAACGCTGTCTGATAGAAGCCGTCGTTTCTGATAGTTTTCGTTTTCTTAATATGTCAATTCGCACGGCAAAGTTCCGCTCTAACTATAATGCCGCCGTCATTGCTGTGGCCCGCAATGGTCAGCGAATCAATAAAAAAATTGGGGATATCGAACTACAACGTGGTGACACTCTACTCATTGAAGCGCACCCTTCATTTATTGATCAGCAAAGAAATTCACGAGAATTCTTTTTGGTCAGTCAAGTAGAAGATTCGTCACCCCCACGCCATGAACGAGCCTGGATCGCACGCTTAATCTTATTAGCAATGATTTTGATGGTGGCTGTTGGTGATGTCAAAATGATGGTAGCCGCAATGGTGGCCGCAGCACTTATGACTGCCACACGTTGCTGCAGTGCCATTGAAGCGAAACGTTCTATCGACTGGGGTGTGCTCATTACAATCGCAGCCGGTCTGGGTATTGGTAATGCGATCGATGTCTCTGGCACTGATGACGCCATTGCCTCCACGTTTAGCGGCGTGGCCGGGAATAGTCCTCTGATTATGCTGGCAATTCTTTCGTTGACAACTCTGGTCTTTACAAACTTGATTACCGCAAAGGCAACGGCGACTTTGATTTTCCCAATCGCCATCGCTGCCGCCTATTCCTTAAAAGTCGACATCATGCCGTTTGTGATTACAGTCATGATTTCCTCAGCAGCTTGCTTTGCCACACCTATCGGATACCAGACCAATCTTATGGTCTTTGGCCCTGGTGGATACAAGTATGTTGACTATATTCGCATTGGAGGACCACTGACTTTAATCGTCTGGTTGCTGACCGTGATCATTGTACCTCTTGCCTGGCCTTTCCATCCCTGA
- a CDS encoding pyridoxamine 5'-phosphate oxidase family protein, whose amino-acid sequence MEDQKPCFGSEGEWKLQERYGTQKRAQNFYARQMIDYLNSEMQEFIQKQELLFIATSDSKGECDSSFRAGLPGFVRILNEKTLAYPEYRGNGVLASLGNISENPHIGLMFLDFFKTTIGLHVNGKARIVENVEFLESTEIPVEIKDDISTEDGKKPERWVLVEVEEAYIHCSKHIPLLTKQDKTIAWGTDDMKLKGGNFFKVDQKKENQK is encoded by the coding sequence ATGGAAGATCAGAAACCCTGTTTCGGTTCCGAAGGGGAATGGAAGCTCCAAGAACGTTATGGAACGCAAAAACGAGCCCAAAACTTTTATGCGCGGCAGATGATCGACTATCTGAACTCTGAGATGCAGGAGTTTATACAAAAGCAGGAACTTCTGTTTATTGCAACTTCTGATTCCAAAGGCGAATGTGATAGTTCATTTCGCGCTGGTCTTCCCGGTTTTGTTCGAATTTTGAACGAAAAAACACTCGCCTATCCTGAGTACCGTGGGAACGGAGTATTAGCCTCGCTCGGTAATATTTCAGAAAATCCTCATATTGGCTTGATGTTTCTCGATTTCTTCAAAACAACAATAGGTCTGCATGTGAACGGAAAAGCGCGTATTGTAGAGAATGTTGAGTTCTTGGAGTCAACTGAAATACCAGTAGAAATCAAGGATGACATCTCAACAGAAGATGGTAAAAAACCAGAGCGCTGGGTACTCGTCGAAGTTGAAGAAGCCTATATCCATTGTTCGAAACATATTCCCCTACTCACAAAACAAGATAAAACCATTGCCTGGGGTACGGATGACATGAAGTTGAAAGGCGGTAACTTTTTTAAAGTAGATCAAAAAAAAGAGAATCAGAAATAG
- a CDS encoding prolyl oligopeptidase family serine peptidase yields the protein MIRLVYLSILFVPVFSVSIFSNLSKLEAQKPSPQDRTKLENQLNKLQQQIKQLKQNKELKQSLLADVEVYAKAAEWILRHNEFYKPQYVKDTSNVLETGLTRARQLKSGKPDWMQQTGTVIFGYYSKIDGSVQPYALTFPKDFKSKSRHRWPLHVELHGRGSRLNEVSFMTRSGRPPREGHNWMHLAPFGRINNGWRWSGEVDVHEAIADVTKRHLIDKKRITLRGFSMGGAGAWHLGLHYPSLWSGVGPGAGFVDFYQYQNYKEQLPHYQHKTLRIYDSIDYALNAANVPVVTYGGGKDKQLVSSTRMVEKAKEQNIEIPIYISPEAAHQARMPAYQDYLRELLKHSEQGRPAWPGKKQIRFITYTPKFNQCEWLTIEELDEMYEPTIVEGGVNPQSGNLELSTENVAALSIARDIAFKVELDGTLLPLESAAEGLLPEVYYVKSNGGWDVLKYEDSRTFNDNPNQRKRHNLQGPIDDAFTLPFVCVKGTGKPWNTELNEWSQSVLGLFEKEYDKWLRAKAPVINDQEVDEQTIANKNLILFGDPGSNGLIAKVIENLPIQWTKDQITINGKNYDTQTHGVVLIYPNPLNQNRYVVINSGHTMHEKDFRASNSWLFPKLGDIAMIQFQKNSAGTFENKTVWAELFNSNWELP from the coding sequence ATGATTCGTCTCGTTTATCTGTCCATTCTCTTCGTGCCCGTTTTTTCAGTATCGATTTTTTCCAATCTTTCAAAGTTGGAAGCACAAAAGCCCTCTCCTCAAGACCGCACGAAACTAGAGAACCAACTCAACAAACTTCAGCAACAGATCAAACAGCTAAAACAGAATAAAGAGCTCAAGCAGTCACTTTTGGCTGATGTTGAAGTCTATGCCAAAGCAGCAGAATGGATCTTGCGACATAACGAGTTTTACAAACCTCAATATGTGAAAGATACTTCTAATGTTCTCGAAACAGGATTAACGCGAGCCCGGCAACTCAAGTCAGGCAAACCCGACTGGATGCAGCAAACAGGAACAGTCATCTTCGGTTATTACTCAAAAATTGATGGCTCGGTTCAACCTTATGCATTAACATTTCCGAAAGATTTCAAATCGAAATCTCGTCACCGTTGGCCATTACATGTGGAACTGCATGGTCGCGGCAGCAGACTCAACGAAGTTTCATTCATGACCCGTAGTGGTCGACCTCCCCGTGAAGGCCATAACTGGATGCACCTTGCACCCTTTGGTCGCATTAATAATGGCTGGCGCTGGAGCGGCGAAGTAGACGTGCATGAAGCCATTGCTGATGTCACAAAACGCCACTTGATCGATAAAAAACGTATTACACTTCGCGGTTTTTCAATGGGAGGTGCGGGCGCTTGGCACCTCGGTCTGCATTACCCTTCTCTCTGGAGTGGAGTCGGTCCCGGTGCGGGATTTGTCGATTTTTACCAATATCAAAATTACAAGGAACAACTTCCGCATTACCAACATAAAACTTTGCGAATCTATGATTCAATTGATTACGCTCTGAATGCGGCCAATGTACCTGTCGTGACCTATGGTGGAGGCAAGGACAAACAATTGGTTTCGAGTACAAGAATGGTTGAAAAAGCCAAAGAGCAAAATATCGAGATTCCGATTTATATCAGTCCTGAAGCCGCTCATCAGGCACGTATGCCTGCTTATCAGGATTATTTGCGTGAATTATTGAAACACTCCGAACAGGGCCGTCCAGCCTGGCCAGGTAAAAAACAGATCCGCTTTATTACTTACACTCCAAAATTCAACCAATGTGAATGGTTGACGATCGAAGAACTCGATGAGATGTATGAACCTACGATTGTGGAAGGAGGCGTGAATCCACAATCGGGTAATCTGGAACTATCGACGGAAAATGTAGCCGCTCTGTCAATTGCAAGAGATATCGCATTTAAAGTCGAACTCGATGGCACTCTACTTCCGCTAGAATCAGCTGCAGAGGGGCTGCTACCAGAAGTCTATTACGTAAAAAGTAATGGGGGCTGGGATGTGCTGAAATATGAAGATTCTAGAACATTCAACGATAATCCGAATCAAAGAAAACGACACAATCTGCAAGGACCAATTGACGATGCATTTACACTTCCCTTCGTCTGTGTCAAAGGAACGGGAAAACCGTGGAATACCGAACTGAATGAGTGGTCTCAATCTGTACTGGGATTGTTTGAAAAAGAATATGATAAATGGTTGAGAGCAAAAGCACCTGTGATCAACGACCAGGAAGTTGACGAGCAGACTATCGCTAACAAAAATTTGATCCTGTTCGGAGATCCGGGTTCCAATGGCTTAATTGCGAAAGTCATTGAAAACCTCCCGATTCAATGGACCAAAGACCAAATTACGATTAATGGAAAAAACTATGATACACAAACTCATGGGGTTGTCCTGATCTATCCCAACCCATTAAACCAGAACCGTTATGTGGTCATTAACTCCGGACACACAATGCATGAAAAAGATTTTCGCGCTTCTAATTCATGGCTCTTCCCCAAACTGGGCGACATTGCCATGATTCAGTTCCAGAAAAATTCAGCAGGAACATTCGAAAACAAAACGGTCTGGGCAGAACTTTTTAACAGTAACTGGGAATTACCCTAA